The Thermoleophilum album genome includes a window with the following:
- a CDS encoding DNA methyltransferase, which yields MAKIEITKTELVWPGKYNEDGTLKEVPRVSLPFQVIERVNESRATRESKKGGVQQTLFDVWEGKEGETFEEGWRNKLIWGDNLLVMGSLLEKFAGKIDLIYIDPPFATGADFSFTAPIGEEGEEVYKEQSVLEEKAYRDTWGRGIQSYLSTIYDRLVVMRELLSEHGTIYVHLGYKIMHYVKLMMDEIFGTENFVNQIIWFYPDTPGRTEKRFNAKHDVILCYSNTTNYAFYANSVREEILLESKERYKSPRVLGGRSYVGGKSAEIGKVPEDVWRIPAVKGTTVEHMAFPTQKPERLLERIILASSNPGDLVADFFCGSGTTLAVAEKLGRRWIGCDLSRWAIHVTRKRLLDIPNCKPFEVLNLGKYERQYWQGVTFGDKKDKSVAERALYEYLAFILKLYGAQPVAGMAHLHGKKGKAMVHIGAVDAPVTIDEIEQALNECVALKQSELHVLGWEWEMGLAGPNNDRRRGGVMHEVARQRGVKLLLLQIPREVMEEQAAAKGDVKFFELAYFGVDILRPKPRTVAIRLTDFASPNMDELIPEDIRAKIKKWSDYIDYWAVDWDFQNDTFMQGWVAYRTRKERKLPLASDPHTYEKPGTYRVLVKVVDIFGNDTSQAYDVEVT from the coding sequence GTGGCGAAGATCGAGATCACGAAGACCGAGCTGGTCTGGCCGGGCAAGTACAACGAAGACGGCACCCTCAAGGAGGTGCCGCGGGTGAGCCTCCCCTTCCAGGTCATCGAGCGGGTGAACGAGAGCCGGGCCACCCGCGAGTCGAAGAAGGGCGGCGTCCAGCAGACGCTTTTCGACGTGTGGGAAGGCAAAGAGGGCGAGACCTTCGAGGAGGGCTGGCGCAACAAGCTGATCTGGGGCGACAACCTGCTGGTGATGGGCTCGCTGCTTGAGAAGTTCGCGGGCAAGATCGACCTCATCTACATTGATCCGCCGTTCGCGACGGGCGCGGACTTTTCCTTCACTGCCCCTATCGGTGAGGAAGGGGAGGAGGTTTACAAAGAACAGTCGGTGCTGGAGGAGAAGGCGTACCGGGATACGTGGGGGCGGGGCATACAATCCTACCTCTCGACGATTTATGACCGCCTTGTGGTTATGAGGGAACTCCTATCTGAACATGGGACGATCTACGTGCATTTGGGCTACAAGATCATGCACTACGTGAAGTTGATGATGGATGAGATCTTTGGGACCGAGAATTTTGTAAATCAGATTATTTGGTTCTATCCAGACACCCCAGGAAGGACAGAGAAACGTTTTAATGCAAAACATGACGTAATCTTGTGCTACAGCAATACAACCAATTACGCATTTTACGCAAACAGTGTGCGAGAAGAAATTCTTCTAGAAAGTAAGGAGCGATATAAAAGCCCCAGGGTATTAGGTGGACGCTCTTATGTAGGTGGCAAATCTGCTGAGATTGGCAAAGTTCCAGAAGATGTATGGCGTATTCCTGCCGTAAAGGGGACTACTGTTGAACATATGGCCTTTCCCACCCAAAAACCCGAACGCCTCCTTGAGCGCATCATCCTCGCCTCCTCCAACCCCGGCGATCTGGTCGCCGACTTCTTCTGTGGCTCCGGCACCACGCTGGCGGTGGCCGAGAAGCTCGGCCGGCGCTGGATCGGCTGCGACCTCTCCCGCTGGGCGATCCACGTCACCCGCAAGCGCCTCCTCGACATACCGAACTGCAAGCCCTTCGAGGTCCTGAACCTCGGCAAGTACGAACGCCAGTACTGGCAGGGCGTGACGTTCGGAGACAAGAAGGACAAGTCGGTCGCGGAGCGTGCCCTCTACGAGTACCTGGCCTTCATCCTCAAGCTTTACGGCGCCCAGCCGGTGGCAGGCATGGCGCACCTGCATGGGAAGAAGGGCAAGGCCATGGTTCACATCGGGGCGGTGGACGCGCCGGTGACGATCGACGAGATCGAGCAGGCACTGAATGAGTGCGTCGCGCTGAAGCAGTCGGAGCTACACGTGCTTGGCTGGGAGTGGGAGATGGGCCTTGCGGGCCCCAACAACGACCGGCGCCGCGGCGGTGTAATGCACGAGGTTGCGAGGCAGAGGGGCGTGAAACTCCTCCTCCTCCAGATCCCGCGCGAGGTGATGGAGGAGCAGGCGGCGGCGAAGGGCGACGTCAAGTTCTTCGAGCTGGCGTACTTCGGCGTGGACATCCTGCGCCCGAAGCCGCGCACGGTGGCGATCAGGCTCACGGACTTCGCCTCGCCGAACATGGACGAGCTCATCCCCGAGGACATCCGGGCGAAGATCAAGAAGTGGTCGGACTACATCGACTACTGGGCGGTGGACTGGGACTTCCAGAACGACACCTTCATGCAGGGCTGGGTGGCCTACCGCACACGCAAGGAGCGCAAGCTCCCGCTCGCCTCCGACCCGCACACCTACGAGAAGCCGGGCACCTACCGTGTGCTCGTCAAGGTGGTCGACATCTTCGGCAACGACACCTCACAGGCCTACGACGTGGAGGTGACGTAG
- a CDS encoding DEAD/DEAH box helicase family protein, producing the protein MAKAVIAYDKDLPEIPGRRPWEKPTQHLIKDPGAPTGWSVAEGRRPSRLLLVPKIREAVDAWRDGGYPGASEVTRRLFEYWFEEDHEVPGFNVPFRYYFCQREAIETLAWLVEVANARDAQELIRSYATTFKKDLLSDNITFQTTMDGRRQLRRYVPERNAEGVQDLPPENLRRYAFKLATGSGKTWVMAMAVVWSYFHRQRVSGSDLSTNFLIVAPNVIVYQRLEKDFAANRIFYELPLIPPEWRGAFSLKVILRGKATEPDPSGNLFLTNIQQLYESREQEWTPANAIEALLGKKPVKDLAASGRRSMLERVKSLRDLVVINDEAHHVHDQDLAWSQSLLAVHQALPNGLALWLDFSATPKDQNGMYFPWTVCDYPLAQAVEDRIVKAPLIVTKEDDPNQPKDDPEGVTKDNIGEKYGYWLRAAVARWKEHHEVYRKLGTRPVLFIMAEKNAYADAIGAYLWKTKEFGFKESEVLVIHTDAAGEITKKDLDKAREAARDIDKAKSKLKAIVSVMMLREGWDVRNVTVVLGLRPFTAKAEILPEQVIGRGLRLMTQVSPDRTQTLEVLGTRNLLKVLKEQLEAEGVGVGSTRSDPPPPVIIAPVQERLQYDIAIPLTKPSLAYDIRKLSDLDVDTLDPIFDQTELDEPFRVKLRLEFATTETEVHQADIAAGDRPPSEVLSSITKKVIDRAKLPSRFAELYPAVRDYVAKRCFGKTVNVEDDALRSHLARPELQEGIAKYLARKIAELTIERRAIEFDRADFRLSETKPFSWRRNLPPLEAEKTVFNYVATYNDFERRFAEFLDQATDVVRFASLGTTQQGESGTQFRVDYLKPSGAIGFYHPDWVVVQRTPAGEVNWIIETKGRVWEGTAAKDEALKTWCERVTAATDRPWRYARIDQTDFDKKRGAQTLDDLVR; encoded by the coding sequence ATGGCCAAGGCCGTCATCGCGTACGACAAGGACCTGCCGGAGATCCCGGGCCGCCGGCCATGGGAGAAGCCGACCCAGCACCTGATCAAGGACCCGGGTGCGCCGACCGGCTGGAGCGTCGCGGAGGGGCGGCGGCCGAGCCGGCTGCTGCTGGTCCCCAAGATCCGAGAGGCCGTGGACGCCTGGCGCGATGGGGGGTACCCGGGCGCATCGGAGGTCACCCGGCGGCTCTTCGAATACTGGTTCGAAGAAGACCACGAGGTTCCCGGCTTCAACGTCCCCTTCCGCTACTACTTCTGCCAGCGGGAGGCGATCGAGACCCTGGCTTGGCTGGTGGAGGTCGCGAACGCGCGTGACGCGCAGGAGCTGATTCGGTCCTACGCGACGACGTTCAAGAAGGACCTGCTGAGCGACAACATCACCTTCCAGACCACCATGGACGGTCGTCGGCAACTACGCCGCTACGTCCCGGAGCGTAACGCCGAAGGCGTGCAGGACCTCCCACCCGAGAATCTGCGCCGCTACGCCTTCAAGTTGGCGACCGGCTCGGGCAAGACCTGGGTGATGGCGATGGCCGTCGTCTGGTCGTACTTCCACAGGCAGCGCGTTTCAGGGTCCGACCTCTCGACCAACTTTCTGATCGTGGCGCCGAACGTGATCGTGTATCAGCGGCTCGAGAAGGACTTCGCCGCCAACCGCATCTTTTACGAGTTGCCGTTGATACCTCCAGAATGGCGAGGCGCGTTTTCGCTGAAGGTGATTCTGCGCGGTAAGGCAACGGAGCCCGATCCTTCCGGCAACCTGTTCCTCACGAACATCCAGCAACTCTACGAGTCGCGGGAGCAGGAGTGGACGCCTGCGAACGCCATCGAAGCGCTGCTGGGGAAGAAGCCGGTCAAGGACCTCGCTGCCTCCGGCCGGCGTTCCATGCTCGAACGGGTGAAGTCGCTTCGCGACTTGGTGGTGATAAACGACGAGGCCCACCACGTCCACGACCAGGATCTGGCCTGGAGCCAGTCCCTTCTCGCGGTTCATCAGGCGCTTCCCAACGGGCTTGCCCTCTGGCTCGACTTCTCGGCCACGCCGAAGGACCAGAACGGCATGTACTTCCCCTGGACGGTCTGCGATTACCCGCTCGCCCAGGCGGTCGAGGACCGCATCGTCAAGGCCCCGCTCATCGTCACCAAGGAGGACGACCCCAACCAGCCGAAGGATGATCCCGAGGGCGTCACCAAGGACAACATCGGCGAGAAGTACGGCTACTGGCTGCGTGCGGCGGTAGCGCGCTGGAAGGAGCACCACGAGGTCTACAGGAAGCTCGGCACGCGCCCGGTGCTCTTCATCATGGCGGAGAAGAACGCCTACGCCGATGCGATCGGCGCGTACCTGTGGAAGACGAAGGAGTTCGGCTTCAAGGAGTCGGAGGTCCTGGTCATCCACACCGACGCCGCTGGGGAGATCACCAAGAAGGACCTGGACAAGGCCCGTGAGGCGGCCCGTGACATCGACAAGGCCAAGAGCAAACTGAAGGCCATCGTCAGCGTGATGATGCTCCGCGAGGGCTGGGACGTGCGGAACGTCACCGTGGTGCTCGGGCTGCGGCCGTTCACGGCGAAGGCCGAGATCCTGCCCGAGCAAGTGATCGGCCGCGGTCTGCGGCTGATGACCCAGGTGAGCCCCGATCGCACCCAGACGCTGGAGGTGCTCGGCACCCGGAACCTTTTGAAGGTGCTGAAGGAACAGCTGGAGGCCGAAGGCGTGGGCGTCGGTAGTACGAGGAGCGACCCGCCACCGCCGGTCATCATCGCGCCGGTGCAAGAGCGACTGCAGTACGACATCGCGATCCCACTTACTAAACCCAGCCTCGCGTACGACATCCGCAAGCTCTCCGACCTCGACGTCGACACGCTGGACCCCATCTTCGATCAGACGGAGCTGGACGAGCCCTTCCGCGTGAAGCTCCGGCTCGAGTTCGCCACCACCGAGACCGAGGTCCACCAGGCCGACATCGCCGCCGGCGACCGGCCGCCTTCCGAGGTGCTATCCAGCATCACGAAGAAGGTCATCGACCGAGCGAAGCTTCCGAGCCGCTTCGCCGAGCTGTACCCGGCGGTGCGGGACTACGTGGCGAAGCGTTGTTTCGGCAAGACCGTCAACGTAGAGGACGACGCGCTGCGCTCACACCTGGCGCGCCCGGAGCTGCAGGAAGGGATCGCGAAGTACCTGGCCCGCAAGATCGCCGAGCTCACGATCGAGCGCCGCGCGATCGAGTTCGACAGGGCGGACTTCCGGCTCTCGGAGACCAAGCCCTTCAGCTGGCGGCGGAACCTGCCGCCCCTGGAGGCGGAGAAGACGGTCTTCAACTACGTGGCAACCTACAACGACTTCGAGCGCCGGTTCGCTGAGTTCCTAGACCAGGCAACAGACGTCGTCCGCTTCGCCTCCTTGGGCACGACCCAGCAGGGCGAGTCGGGCACCCAGTTCCGGGTCGACTACCTCAAGCCCAGCGGTGCGATCGGCTTCTACCACCCGGACTGGGTG